The Caminicella sporogenes DSM 14501 DNA window ATTAAAAGGATATTTTACTCGAAGATATGAAGTAGAGTCTGTGGACTTAAATACTTGGCAAAATTTGAATAAATTTAAATCGATTAAGATGGATTTTGGATGTGAAATTCCTGGGGAATCTCTTATAAAAGTTTTAAGTGGAAACAGTAATATTTCTCAAAAGAATATAGGTACTATAAATAGTTTGCTTATACCAGCTGTTGAAACTGAAAAGACAAATATATATATGGGCAATACTAATAAAAATGTTTATTTTAAATTTGTAGGGAAAGAATTAAATTATGAAATAAGAAATTTAATTAACAATATAGAAGAAATAGCAGATAAAGAAGATTATTATATATCATATTATCCTCTTAAAAAATATGTTCCAATAAATAGTGATAATAAAGATATCCTCATACCTTATCTTGAAGAAATAGCTATCCCAACTATTGAAATAAAAAACGAAATAGATGTATTAGATAGAGTTCAGATAAAATCATTATCAAACAAGTTTTTTGGAGAAAATTTTAATTTTGTTAAAGAGATAAAGGAGAAAGATGGAAGTATAATTTATATTTATGGCTATGGAGAAAAAGCACTTAAAATTAATGCTGAAGGATTACTAGAACATATTGAGAGAGTTAATAAGCAAAGAGTCAAAGGGAAAATAGATTTTTTAAAAACTTTAAAAATAGCAGTGGCTTTTATAAATGAGCATTTAGATTGGCCTATAAATGCTGAAAATGCATATTTATCTTATTGTGAAAAGATAAAGAAAGATAAAAAAGAAGGGTACAGATTTTATTTTAATTATAGATTAAATGGATTACCTATATTTATTCCTCAAATAGGTGAAGAAAAGGCAATAGAGATAGAAGTAATAGGAAATCAAGTAACTTATTATAAAAGATTTATAAAGAGAAAAAGAACAGGGCAAAAGGAATATAGATATAAAAAAGTACCTTTAATAACAGAGATTTTAGCTAAAAATATAGATTATATAAAAAAAGATTATATGAAAGATAATAATTTGGTTGTTGAAATAGAAGATATTCAAATATTGGAAACTATGAAAGATATTGGATTGGTTTATTATTGTAAAGATGATAAACTTATTCCTGTTTGGAAGATTGTTTTTGGTAATAATGTTTATTACTTTGATGTATATAGTGGTGAGATGTTGCATCACTATAAAAGAGGTGTATAGATGGATTGGACTAAGGCTAAAAATATTTTAATAATAGCTTTTATTATAACTAATATTTTTCTTTTTTATCATATTTTTAAAGAGTTGAATGAAAATTTTTTTTATAGTGTTAAAGATGAAACTATTGAAGATGTCAAAAAAATATTAAAGGAAAGGGATATAATTGTAAAAGCAAATGTTCCTAAAAGAATACCGAGTTTACCAATTTTAAAAGTGAGGTATGAAAGGTTTAATGGAGGAAATTTAGCAAAAAAGATTTTAGGTAATTATAAGCAAACTGATAATAAGTATTTTAATTCAGATAGGAATGAAATGATAGAAGTATCTTGCAACAATAAATTGTTTACTTATGAAAAAAAATTAATGACTTCTAATGTAAAGGCAATAAGTTTAGAAGAAGCGAAAAAAATAGCAGATAAGTTTATTAAGAAGTATGGATTTTATAATGACAATGTAAAATATTGGGATACAAAGATAAAAAATAATGGAGAATATGAAGTTATTTATAAACAAATTTATAATGGTAGATTTTTAGATGATATGGATAATGATGAGCAAGAAAATACTAGTTTGGGAATGAAAGTGCTAGTAAACAATACAGGTGTAATTAAGTTTACTAAAAAATGGCTTATATCTGATGGAGCAAAATCTTATGCTAAAAGAGTAATACCGTCTACGAAGGCTTTACTTATGGCAATAGAAAAAATTAGAGATATAATACCTGAAGGGGAAACAGCTATTATAACCGATATAAGTTTGGGATATTGTCTTGATGTATATGGATTTGATACATTTATTGATGATAAGTGGTATGAAATGGAATCTTTTTATGCTTCGCCTTATTGGCGAATATGTTTAAAAGATAAAAAATGTATTTATATAACTGCTTATGAATAATAAAGCTAACAAAAGTGTTTTAGACACTTTTATTTTTTTTGATATAATAGTTATAGTTTTATGGGGCTATTTAAGTTATATATCTATGTGCTAGTTGGAAAGGTTGAAAATATATGTCATTAACATTTTGTTCATTAGCAAGTGGAAGCAGTGGAAACTGTCAATTTATAGGAAGTAAGGATACGAAATTATTAATAGATGCTGGTTTGACAGGAAAATATATAATAAATGCTCTTCAAAATATAGGAATTGAAGGAAAAGATATAGATGGGCTTCTTGTAACTCATGAGCATATTGACCATATAAAGTCTGTTGGAATACTTATGAGAAAGTTTGATATTCCTCTTTATATAAAAGAAAAAACATGGGAAGTTATCAAAAATAAAATAGGAAAAATTGATGGAAAGGATATAAAAATATTAAAGGATAATGAGCCTTTTTATATTGGAGATATAAAAATTAAACCTTATAGTATATCTCATGATGCAGTAGACCCTATAGGCTTTTCATTTATTGGCTATAATTCTAAAATAAGTATTACTACAGATTTAGGATATGTTAGTGATGAAATTATAGAAGAAATAAAAGATAGTGATTTACTCGTAATAGAGGCAAATCATGATGTGGAAACTTTAAAAATGGGAAAGTATCCATGGTTTTTAAAAAAAAGGATACTCAGCGAAGAAGGACATTTATCAAATGAAGCAGCTGGAAAAATTGTAGCACAAGTTGTTGAAAAAGGAAATGTATCATATGTAGTTTTAGCACATTTAAGTAAAGAAAATAATTTTCCAGAACTGGCTTATGAAACAGTAAAAAATATAGTAGAAGAGAGAAAAATAAAAGTTGGTAGAGATATATTTTTAGATTTAACTTATAGAGATAAAATAAGTAGATTATATAATGTACGAAAATAAAAAGTAAAATATTTAAAGAGTGGTGAAATAATGAATATATCTATAATTTCAGTAGGAAAAATAAAAGAAAAATATCTTAAAGATGCCATTAAAGAATATGATAAAAGACTTAGTCGATATTGCAGACTTAAATATATAGAAGTAAGTGATGAAAAAGCTCCGGAAAATTTGAGTAATGCAGAAATAGAATTAGTAAAAAATAGAGAAGGAGAAAGAATTCTTAAAAATATTAAAGAAGATAGCTATGTGATAGCTCTTGACATTCAAGGTAAGATGTTGTCATCAGAAGAGTTTGCCAAGAAACTAGATAATTTAGCTATACAAGGAAAAAGTAATATAGCATTTGTAATAGGTGGTTCTTTAGGTCTTTCAAAAGAAGTATTAAAACGAGCAAACTATAGATTATCTTTTTCTCCTATGACATTTCCTCATCAGCTTATGAAAGTAATACTAATGGAACAGATTTATAGAGGATTTAGGATAAATAAGGGACAGCCGTATCATAAATAATAGACACAAAGGGACGGTTCTCGTGTGCTAAAGATTTATAAATAAATAAAGAGATTAACAGATATTAGATTTAGAATATAAAAAGTTATAGCACAAAAGAACCGTCCTTTTATTACTTTAACTTTGTTAAAGTTATTATAAGAAGTTAGGGGTGATTATATGAAAGAAGAAAAAAATAAAAACATTTCAAAATTAAAGATTATCCCTATGCTTTTTTTATATATAAATATATATATTATAATGGCTTACATTCTTAAATTTTTTCCTATTGATAAATTTCTAATTCATTCACATATTGTAATAATAACTGTTATAGTATCAATGGAAATTTCTAGTTTTTTAAGTATAAGAAATAAAAACCCATATTATAAAATAAAAACAAAATTAAGTTTTATTATAGCAACAACTATTAATGTGTTTTTATTTATATTGATGATAAAATTTTTTGTATTGATATAAAATAAAAAATTAAAGAACTCTTCATAGGAAAGAGGTTGACAGTTCTCGTGTACTAAGAATTTATAAATAAGATAAGTAAAGAGATTAACAGATAGATTTGGAATAATAAAAGGGTTATAGCACAAAAGAACTTTCCCTTTGTGACTTTGTGAGAAGCAAGATGAATAGATAAATATGTTTTAATAGCAGGTAAAATGAAGAATAATCGAGAATAGTAGAGGTAGCAGCGTATGAAAAAATAGATAGGAGGGAAAGTAAATTGTGTATGAAGAAATAATAAGTCTGTTTTATGAGAATAGAAATGATTCTGAAGCAAAGAAAATGGCAGCGTATATGAAAAATAAATTTTCGTTTTTAGGAATAAAAAAACCTCAAAGAGCAGCATTACAAAAACAGTTTATAAAACAATCTAAAAAGAAAAAAGAAGTAGATTGGGATTTAATTTTCAAGCTTTGGGATTTACCAGAAAGGGAATTTCAATACTTAGCTGTAGATATATTAGTTGCTTTAAGGAATAAACTTTCAAAAAAAGAAATTGTACAAATAGAGAAGTTGATTACTAAAAAGTCATGGTGGGATACTGTTGATTTACTAGCATCTAAATTAATAGGGTATATTTTACAAAAATATCCTGAAGGAAAAAAAGAAATTATTTTAAAATGGAGTAAAAGTGATAATATTTGGCTATCAAGAACTGCTATATTATTTCAATTAAGGTATAAAGATAAAACAGATTTAGAATTACTTAGTCGGGTTATTTTCGATAATCTTAATTCAGATGAATTTTTTATTAACAAGGCTATTGGATGGGCATTAAGGGAATATTCAAAAACAGATAAATGTTGGGTGAAAAATTTTATATTACAAAATAAATTAAATCCTTTGAGTGTAAGAGAAGGTAGTAAATATTTATAAAGGGACGCACAAGGAGTGAGTATAAGGGGACGGTTCTCATGCGCTAAGAATTTATAAATAAGATAAATAAAGAGATTAACAGATAGATTTAGAATAATAAAAAGGTTATAGCATAAAAGAACAGTCCCTTTGTTAGTTCCTCTAGGATAGAGTTCATTCTATCCTAGTATTCCTATGGTCTGGAAGAAAGGTACAAAATCTTTACCGTTCCATTTTAATGATGTTTGAACATATCCTAAGTTATCAGCATTGTATCTTCCTATTATTCGCTGAACAGCATACAACTCATAAATCCCATCTCTT harbors:
- a CDS encoding DNA alkylation repair protein, whose translation is MYEEIISLFYENRNDSEAKKMAAYMKNKFSFLGIKKPQRAALQKQFIKQSKKKKEVDWDLIFKLWDLPEREFQYLAVDILVALRNKLSKKEIVQIEKLITKKSWWDTVDLLASKLIGYILQKYPEGKKEIILKWSKSDNIWLSRTAILFQLRYKDKTDLELLSRVIFDNLNSDEFFINKAIGWALREYSKTDKCWVKNFILQNKLNPLSVREGSKYL
- the yycI gene encoding two-component system regulatory protein YycI, whose translation is MDWTKAKNILIIAFIITNIFLFYHIFKELNENFFYSVKDETIEDVKKILKERDIIVKANVPKRIPSLPILKVRYERFNGGNLAKKILGNYKQTDNKYFNSDRNEMIEVSCNNKLFTYEKKLMTSNVKAISLEEAKKIADKFIKKYGFYNDNVKYWDTKIKNNGEYEVIYKQIYNGRFLDDMDNDEQENTSLGMKVLVNNTGVIKFTKKWLISDGAKSYAKRVIPSTKALLMAIEKIRDIIPEGETAIITDISLGYCLDVYGFDTFIDDKWYEMESFYASPYWRICLKDKKCIYITAYE
- the rlmH gene encoding 23S rRNA (pseudouridine(1915)-N(3))-methyltransferase RlmH, with product MNISIISVGKIKEKYLKDAIKEYDKRLSRYCRLKYIEVSDEKAPENLSNAEIELVKNREGERILKNIKEDSYVIALDIQGKMLSSEEFAKKLDNLAIQGKSNIAFVIGGSLGLSKEVLKRANYRLSFSPMTFPHQLMKVILMEQIYRGFRINKGQPYHK
- a CDS encoding MBL fold metallo-hydrolase; amino-acid sequence: MSLTFCSLASGSSGNCQFIGSKDTKLLIDAGLTGKYIINALQNIGIEGKDIDGLLVTHEHIDHIKSVGILMRKFDIPLYIKEKTWEVIKNKIGKIDGKDIKILKDNEPFYIGDIKIKPYSISHDAVDPIGFSFIGYNSKISITTDLGYVSDEIIEEIKDSDLLVIEANHDVETLKMGKYPWFLKKRILSEEGHLSNEAAGKIVAQVVEKGNVSYVVLAHLSKENNFPELAYETVKNIVEERKIKVGRDIFLDLTYRDKISRLYNVRK